CTTTGTTCAGCAGCAATCGGACAACTTTGCAAGTATGCCAACACGAGGCAATCTCAGGTCATGATTCAAATAGCCTCTATTCTTCACCGATCAAAAACCATAATAAAAGGGACAATCAAACCAACTTTTTATGGTGCCTTTTTATGCCTATACCAAGCATGAACAGATCAGAAAAATCACATTGGAACAGAATTAAAACTGCATATAATCACATGGTGTAATAATGTACTCATAAAAATCCATGTATGATAAACTTTTGCATAGAGACACAACTCAGTCTCTCCTCTCTCGGAGATGCTTATAATAATATAAAAAGTTTacatacaatttttttttcatgcgTTGATTGATGTGAGTATGCATATGTCTATGTTTGTataatgttttttttctttagaaGTGTTTATCGAGGATGTCTGTGCCatatttctttaaaaaaatgTTCGTGCCAAGTTATACTCACACCAACTTGGTGAGTAAAAGCGAAATGAGGATATTCGTGCCATATTGAGTATAAAAGTAATAGGGAAAATGCATACAGAGGAAAATTTACTTCATCATAATCAATGTCAACAAGCATGATGAGTGAAATTAGGAACCAATCATGTAAAGAAATCTTTACACGGCTTAGCAAaaagactaaggccttgtttagttccatccaaagacccaaaatttttcaagattctccgtcacatcgtatctttagacgcatgcatggagtattaaatatagacaaaaataaaaactaattgcacagtttggtcgaaattaatgagacgaatcttttgaaccaagttagtctatagttagacaataattaccacaaacaaacgaaagtgctacagtgtcacagAATTTTTtctttcaggaactaaacaaggcctaataaatAGATTTATAGCTAAACAATTGAACCAAAAAAAGTAAATGTCATAAATTGGGTGAACATGACTCCAACAAAAGATAGTTAGCCTATACGTCACGAACTGTAATCGTACAAATGCATAGACTATAAAGACAAACCTGTTACTAAAAGTTTAAAACTGCTAGCTCCACACCTACCCTGTAAGCATGATGTGGGGCCCATTCCCGTAGCCCTCATGACTTCCAGGCTTCCAGCAATGACCTAGGTGGACTAGATCGGCTCATGTTATAAGCAAGCCACACTCAAGACAAACCAAGGCTTGTGAGCCAAATAGGCGCACAAGATAAAAGCATGTTATGGCACATTTTTTAATTGTCACATGTAAACTTGGAACTCACTCCATTGAGTAAAAGTAATAGGAAAAAGACATAGATAAAGGAAAACTGACTCCATCATCATAGTCATTGATCAACATGAATAGTAAAATTAGAAAACACAAAGATGGTATCACATATAAAAATTTTTACTTGCCTTAGTAAAGATGCATATGAAAAgtatatttataaaactaaacaaTTCcatcaaaaaataatatatcaaCAGGTTCATAAAATGGATCAAGGTTACTCCAATAAAAGACATACAACCAAGAGGTCACTAACCACAATCACAACAACATATGGACTCCAAGGACCAACGTGTCATTAGCAATGTGAAGCTGCTAGCTCCACACCTAACCCCAACACATGATGTGTGTTACATTGAGAACAAAGATGACAACCAAACAACCCTAGGCATGTGAGATTGGCTTGGGTTGTAAACAAACTAAGATCTAGCTAGGATCAAGACGTGAGACTACAGTTTAACAAGCTAGAGCTCAATATGGCTTGTTCTCTTAATTCACACACCAACTTGGTTAGTGAGAACAAACTGAAAATGCTTAGCCATAGTCAATGGTCAATATGATGAGTGAAAGCATAGTCTTGTTGAGGAAAAGCATTAGGAAAAGTTTAGACAAAGGGAAACTTACTTCACCATGGTCGATAGTCAATATGATGAGTGAAACTTAAAAAATCTTAAGACCATAGTCAATTATCAACAGATGAGTAAAACTGTGGGAAACGTGAAGATGGCATCACACCAACTTGGTGAGTAAAAGGAAACCGAAAACGCTTCCACCATATTGAGTGAAAAGCAAGTGGAAAAGGCCTAAACAAAGGAAAACCTACGCAATCAGAGTTGTCGGTCGCTAACTGATTAGTGAAATTAGGAAACCGAACGAGAATATTGCATATAAAAAAACTCGGATTACCAAAAACACTTATAAAAAGATTTACATAAAAACAATATATGGCATACACTGGATCAACATGACTCCAACAAAAGATAGTTGGCTAAGACGTTACTAACCATAATTATCATATCAATAGCTGGACTCCAAAGACTAACCTATCGTTAGAAATGTGAACATGACAACTTTACACTTACGCACAACGCGTCACTAGGGTAAGGAAATTTGGGGTAAGCCGCGTGGTTGCTAGAAAAGCCTTTGGCATGCGAGCATGGCTCAAATAATATATAAGCTAAGCTTAAGCCAACACTAAGGCTTGTGAGCCCAACAAGCTAACGAGATACTTAGTTGATCtaccttgttttttttttaaaaaaaaaatatgagcTTGGCTCGAATTGTAAACAAGTTAAGCTCGAACAGGGATCAAGGTTTGAAAGCCTAACACGCTAACAAGTTAGAGCTCGGTTTGGCATTTCTTTAAATATGGAATcattataaggccttgtttggatgtagtcggattcgcatcaatccacatgtgttagggtggattggagtggaacttgaactaaattccaccccagtccactccaacacatgtagattgaggtgaatccgacaacatccaaacaaagcctaagtTGGGATGGTTTATTATTTTTGTCGTTCTTATTATAGGTTGGTAGCTCATGGTTTATTTCTTTGAAATGTGCAAAAAGCATCTGCAATGCTGAATGCATGGAAGTGGAACGATGGAACCATGACCGACCTGAATCCAGACCTGACCTGACCGAGCCGACATGGAACCCACCTTGAAGCTTGGCTCGGGTTCGCGTTGGGCTCGAGCCTGGACGCCAGGGTGGCTCGAGCTCGGCTCGTTGACAGCCGTAGCCAGCCCCAAGCACGCCGCCTCCGCTTTCCTCTCGAGACTCGCCTTCTTCCCCAGGATTCCGACCCGCTAGATCTTTCCCCCCTCGCACTTCGGCACCCGCTTCCCCCCTCAGCACCCATGGGCTCTCGCCGCCGCTGAGACTGGGGCCCAACGCTCTCCACCGCGTCCGcgcccgcctccgcctcctccccctccccctcctcctcctcctattGCCTCCACTGACCCTACCCGACCGCCCCCGCCCGCCGACACCGGAAGCCCTAGCTGCTGTCGGAACCGCCCTGCCGGCCCGCCGCTCCTCCGCCCGAAGCGTCCCGGAGTTCTTGGATGCGCCGGCTGCTCCGATGGCTGCCTCTCCGCCCGCCGCCGAGGGCCCCGACGCCGTGGAGATCCGCGAAGTCTGGGCGGGGAACCTGGAGGAGGAGTTCGCGGTGATCCGCGCCGTCGTCGACGCGTACCCGTACGTCGCCATGGACACGGAGTTCCCCGGCTTCGTGGTCAAGCCCAGCGCCGAGTACCGGTTCACCTGCGACCGCAACTACGCCGCCCTCGAGGGCAACGTCAACGTGCTCAAGCTCATCCAGCTTGGCCTCACCCTCTCCAACGGGGCGGGTGCGCTCCCGCCGTGCGGCACGGGGGGGCGGGGCTGCATCTGGCAGTTCAACTTCCGGGGCTTCGACCCGCACACCGACCCTTCCAGCAACGACTCCATCGACCTGCTCCGCCGCAGTGGCATCGACTTCGACCGCTTTGCGGCCGAGGGGGTCGATTCCACCCGCTTCGCCGAGCTGATGATGTCGTCTGGTATCGTGCTGAACGACGATGTCCAGTGGGTCACCTTCCATAGTGGCCACGACTTCGGCTACCTCCTCAGGCTGCTCACCGGACGGGAAATGCCCAACACCTTGGATGAGTTCCTGAAGCTCACCAAGACCTTCTTCCCGGTGCTGTACGACATCAAGCATCTCATGAAGTTCTGTGGCGGTGGCCTGTATGGTGGGCTGAGCAAACTTGGGGAGCTGCTCAAGGTCGAGCGTGTTGGGATCGGCCACCAGGCTGGTTCTGATTCGCTGCTGACCCTGCAGTGCTTCATGAAGCTCAAGCAGTTGTACTTAAATGAGTCTGTCAAGTTGTATGATGGTGTGTTGTTTGGGCTTATTCCTGGGGAAGTGGAGATCAAACCTGCTGCTCCGCCCATTGAATGAGTAATGGTAGTTATTAAATAACAAGATTCTGAATGAGAAAAATGGAGAACAAAACCTATCATCAGTGAATATATGGCTGATCTGATGATTTCCTGTGCTTGttatgatatgccttctctcctgGCTATTCTTCCTATTAGTCACTTTAATGCGTGTTTCTTTGTGTTGTGTGCTGAGCTTGCTAGGTTTACCTAATAGTTAACATCAACATTTGTTTGAAATCAAGTAGCAAATGCTGCTGCATCAAGCCTCTGAAAGTTCCTACTTCATCTTCTGTATTTATCAGTGGGTTAGCTTGGTCATCTTCAATATTTATCAGTGTGATAACTTCTTTGTTTTGATACTAGTGATTGAAAGCTTGTGTAGGAACTATTAACTTTGTTATCTTGAATAACCTTGTCTGGTGAGCTATTGAGTAACTGCTTGTTTGGGCACCATTCCTGATAAAATGGGGGATTTCTATCTTGTCTTTCTTTTTCAGCTTTGTCACTTTTTGTGCAATCTGGTAACTTTAAGGATGTCAACATGTCATGTTCATTGTTGACATGTGTTAACTATTTCTATTCCATTCTTCAGTCATTCAGTAAGTGGTAAATTACTAAATTTTCATATTGCTGTACAGTAGTTTGGCTGGAAAACATGTTCTTTTCTGAATTCCAATTCTTTTGCTTGATGctacttagggcctgtttggatggTCTAGGACTAACAACTGTTCCTAGTAGCTTATATTTGTGGACTAGTGGACTAACAATTACTCAAAGTTTGTTTGTTTGGATCTCTAAGGACTAAATTAGTCAACTAGCTGTAGTCCTATGGATCCAAACAGTGCTTTTAGTCATACAATTTTGCCATGTGATGAGTTTTGCCCCACTTTGGTTTCACATATCTGATTCACAAGGGAGGGACCATTGCATTGCAAAGCCTTCTCTTGAACTTGCTGCACATAATACTTCAGCTTTCCTCTGTTGATGTGTCTTTATCTTTGAACTTGCTGCATTATACAAGCCATTTAAAGGTTTGCCAAGCAAATCATGGTAAACTTATTATGAGGAGCAGTGTGTTGTTTTTTAGCATTAACCTTTTTGCCCCCTGTAATTTTTCCTTTGATTATGAGTTTGTGACTGAACAAATGATGAATATAGAATTTTCATTCTCACCCGCTCAAACTCTGggacaagaagttatcaaaaTTGCATCTATCCTGCACTGTTGATTGATATTTGTTCTGTTGCTTGAGTGAAAATTTTTGTCCAGTACTAAATGTTTCTAGCCTTGTGTTGCTTGTAAAAGAACTTGGATATTGTCCCATGGGTATGCAGTTGGGACTGTGAACAAATGATGAATACAGTAGTTTGACTGCAAGAACAGTGCTATACTGCTATGATGAGAATGCACTGCTGCTTTGATTTTAGTACATGTCCCACATTAAAAACTTGCTTATGGACATGTTTGAGTTCGCTCTAGGATTGAACTAACTGTTATGTACTGTTTGTGTGGTTTGATATTTGATTCTGACAGGCAGGATCTTGAGTACGTGAGGGCATCATATAGGCCTTTAGTTCGGGAATTTTTTTCGGTTTAGCTACTGGAACACTTACGTTTGTatttgtcttgcaaattacagtcaaactgtataattagttattttttttatctatatttaatgatctaTGCATatctcggaactaaacaaggctatatGATGACTCATTTGGTGTGACATGAAAGAATGAGCATACAACACTGTTCATGCTACCTTCTTCTGTTTCGTTCCAATTTTATCTAATCCCTCTAAAGAGATATAGGCGTGTAACAGAACCTTTCTCACTTCCCCTGCTCCGATAGTGCCCTGATTGTGCCCGCTTGCAAAGTGGATTTGTTTTGTTACCGTAACAAGCAGTAGGGCTTGGTTCTGACTTCTGAGCGCAGTCGTTCTGGTACTCGGCCTGCGCTCGTCTGGTAGCCTACGCTTGCGTAGCAGGCAGTAGCGTTTGGTGCTGAGCAGAATCATTCTGGTACAAAAGCCTGAGCCGATGACTGAAATGCAAAATTCGGGCTACACGAAATTTTGGCTCAGGAGATACAAGGCAAACTCGTTTATTTGGGGTCATAGACCGCCAGTCAGGACGGTTCAAATTTCAATAGCACAATGTAGCAGGGGCGCGGAAAAAAACTCAAAAAGATTTGCCAGGACTGTCTGCGTCACATCCGGAAGATGATCGGCATCTCTAGTTGTGAACAAAGTGACACTTGCATCTCTGGGTCTCTACAAGGTCATATATGGATAATAAGTATCAGTTACAAGCATGCACTGTCCTGATTTTGTCGACATCATCGATATCAAACATTCCAACTTCAACATATGACTAGGGGTCAGGTCCCATGTTCATTTTTCTCAAGAAAAAACAAGAACGGATGAAAGCGGGTAAAATATCTGATCCTATACTAATTAACATTAAAACTGGTAACTGCTTTTTCACTTGCTTCCGGTAACTGGGAGATAAACACCCTCTGCTGCCAACCAAATGTTCTCAGCTCGCTTCTCTCGGACACCACAGACCTGCACCAAAACATATCCCAACGGTATTAATTTGCATACATGGCAACAAGTAAAATGAAATCATATagaaatatttatttgatgGAATTCATGGATAACATATAATGCTATAGAAACAATTTACATCAGTAGTAGAATGATCTAGGGCCCTTATGATTGAATTCACTGTCGAATCTTATGATTCTTGCAagaagaaaattttgcaaacaaaTAAATATCTCACCTCTTGCTGCCCACCACCAAGGCGATTGTACTTCTTGTTGTGACTATGCAGATAACCTCCAGTGTCGACATGTCTAAGTCGTACCTTTTGATCCCTTTTCCATACTTTTCCACCTCCTTCAATTTCTAGCCTGCAGAATACCCAGAGGACAAACATAAGCTAAGCAACAAAAAACAACATGCATTCACATTGCATGTATAAATAAATCATACCTCCAATAGTCACCAGTATCTGACAATTCATCCCCACCGAAACAGCTAACCTACAATGTTAACATCCAAGCTTCAGAGCAAATTCTTTCATATGAGGACATAACAAGACATGGAACATGTTTTCCTCAAACGCAAGGCATTGGTCTACTCATAAAATTAGTTGACATCAGAAAGACGGTAACTCTATTCACTGTAAGCAAGCTGAAAATAAAGATAGTAGATAACACTCCAGTATGACAGCAATATTATGTGGTACACAAGATGGTCTACTGCAGAGCAGAGTACATGGTCCGGGTTTCCAGGGTTATGGctaatttgccaaaaaaataaaaaaaaaatgtgtGTGCAGTATATGGGGCAGGTTGGGTTGGTTTCCAGTGGTTTCAGAGCAGGTTCGATGAACCTCTGGGTTGGGTTGGTTCAGTGGTTTCAATGATTCCTCACGGAGGACGACGACATCGCGACCTACAACAACAGGGGTGGGGGGCACTAGCATACACATCACCACATTGGATGGCGTCGTGAACGTGAACTCGCTCTCCACTCTCACCACCATCCAGGGCCTAGTGTGGTGGTCCTCTGACGAGACTGGGTTCGCTGATGGCACTGACCGCACAGGCAAcccctgcgccatggggggccGCGCCAAGTCCAACTTCGTCTCCTACCACGTGCTGGCCTTCACCTGCTTCCTCTTCTCCAGCCTTGTTGCACTGCCTCAAGCAGCTCATCCACACCTACCCCCCTGGGCAGCAGCATCCCATTCACCTCTGTCGGCACGGGCATCGTCGGCTGGACAGTGTGGATCAACCATCCTGGGCTCGGCCTCATATGGCCTCTTCAGCCGCAAGAACAGAGGTGACGATGGACACACTAAGGCTGCCCACAGCAGATAAGAACACTACCGCGGGACATGAACCAGCCAAGGCGGACGCGACGTACACGTGACGGATGTTCAGGCCTTTTAGGGACTCAATCGCGCCATTCGACGATGATGACGTGCTGGTGCCGAACAGCCCTCCCGGCGACAGCAGTGATTGGTTGGGCACGGTCATGGTGCAGGTGAAACTCGGCTTACTTGGGTGCAGCACCAGCATGGCCGCTGTCAAGGCACTCAACGTCGTCCCCGCCACAATGCCCATCTATAACATCACCATGAACAGGACAGGTTCCATGGGTTACTTGGGCTCAACCTGTGACGCGTTAGAGCTACTCTATCATAAAAGCTGGTTTTGACAGAAACCTAACCGGTGTTGGATCCAGTCTTGCATGGATTGGGTTTGGGTCGGTCGCCGGGTTCAGCGAACCGATGAACAGGGATAACAGACCAACATTCATGGCTTTTTTTCTCAATAAACAGGAAGTGATTCTAGCCTTCTAGGTATTGTTGATTACTGTGTTCTTGGTATTCTAGGAAGTTATTCTAAGGATAGAAGCAAGGGAAATCAGATGCCATGCTGTTCCATTGGTAAATTGTGTGCCTGGCATGCTATAATTTTTAAAAGACAGATTACATTTCATCACAACAGCATTAGTGAAAAGTAATATGAAGTTGGAAATGAACAGTCAAATTGTCCAAATGTCTGAGATCAAGCCATAGAGCCATAACATACATAAATGCTTTAAGAGAAGACAATGGAGTAAATTGGTAGTGCAGGAATATGCAATGCAGATCATTTGTCTTTTTTCTAGACCAAAATACATCTTGGCTGTTCATCGCTGTATAGAGATGTAAATTGGAATGTGCATGCCTTGAATTTCCTTCTTGAAAATGACATCCATATATCACAACTAAAAAATTTAACAGCTTCATTTTAATTGGAATACAAGAGGTGGTATGAGACTATTCTATTATATTTGTGCACTATCATATCCTTGTTTATCCAGAAAAGTAGATGACAGACCAAGTTGTTACATGTGTGAACCTGGATAGTGAACGATAAATTAAGCATACCATCTAATAATACTTACAGATTTCCTGCTTCATCCTAATTTGAATTGATTGACACAAAATTGCATCATGCACTCAGAGACGTTAAAAGGTCTATGGCAATTTCAAGAGAATTACTCCCGCCACCCAAAATTATAggtcgttttggcttttctaggtacATAGATTTTGCTATACACCTAGATCTATGCTATGTCTAAATACATAAACGACATATAATTTGGTACAAAGAGAATAAAAGTTTATCTTTCAATCTAAGTTGAATTGTTCAAAGGATGTACAGAATTTGAACTGTTAATGAATGTTACAACTGGGGAGATTGATATCAAACTAACCTCAAGGTTACCAGATAACGGTGAAGCGTGCAAGTGACTGTGCAACCATCTCCGTGTCCTCATGTGTTGCAACTTGATGATGCCACCAGTTTCGATGGCATCGCCTTGCTTAGACGATGAATCTGGAGTAGGCCTTATGATCTGCATTCAGTAAGAACCTATCAACTCAGACCTAGATCCTGAGAAGCATTGAAACCCTGCTCATTTGTTAGCTGACTATTTGAATTGAAATTATGTATGAACCAAACTATAATTGCAGTGCTAAATAGCTATTGATTTAGTGATCCAGAAAGTAAAAAAAGTTTTCAGAGTCTCAATAAGATTTTTTGCCCGGCACATGTTTACTTGTTTCATCAAAGAACTACCAGTACTGCCGATCTGCCATTATAAATTTTCAAAGTGATACTACGTTCTGCTAATCTCAATATAAATTAGCTCGCTCTTGACAAACAATAGGACTGTTAGGACCCTAAATTCAAGCAAACTGGTCAGAGTATTGTGTTATGAACAAGAATGCACTGATTGATGAATTCAATCCAATGCTACCATCTGAAATCTATCTAAACTCATAATAAGCAATAAACAGAACACATGTATTCTTGCTATTCATTTGTGTCTTTGTGTGTTTGGGATTCCGCCGATAATCCTTGGATTACTTGTGACTCCCTTGTATCCGTGCTCTGGCCTTTCTTTGGGCCTTTCCTCTTAACGAAAAACCGGGTAAAGACCCGAtctcgaaaaaaaaaagaaggataCGCACCCAGTAGCTATTTGAGTCATCGCCTTCAGGAAAGCCGGTGACAGACTGCTGACCGCTGCCTGAGCCATAGGGCACATCATGCGAGTGCAGACGGTGCTTCGTCTTCTCGTGCATCAGCTTGATCACACTCCCGTAGGTCACCTGCAAACGCCCCCGCAGATCCAGATCACAATCACACCCAAACCCATAATAACCTCCACGGTAGATCTTAATTAAGGTCCTAATCCTGGACGCGCACCTCGGAGCCCTCCACCTCCACGGGAGCAGCTGCGCCCCCATCGATGCCGCCGGGGCCAACGGCAACCAGGACCGCCACGGCGAGCACGAGTAGCGACGCGGCCATCGCGACGGCGAGCGCGCGGCGCGACCTCggtggagaggaggaggaggaggaggccttgCCTTTCCTCTTGGCGGCCGGGGAGGCCGGGGCCGGCGGTGCCGTGGCCTCGGGCGGTGACCGCACGGCGCGCGCGCGGGAGGGAGTGGCGGGGCGGGAGGCAGCTGGTCGTGGTCGGTCTCGTTCGTCGGTGCGTGCGGCGTGAGCTGAGGGGAGGCTCTCGGTGAGTTCGGGGACTTGGCCGGCCGTTGCTTCCGCGCAAGTCTCGAGCGGCCCGGGCCCCTGTCTTTGGCTCCACGTGTAGCTAGCCAACGGGGAGAAGCCGCGTGTCCCCGAGACGTCACGAATGCGAGGCTGGGCCGTAGGACGATGGCTCTGCGGTGAGGATTTGTTTGTGTGAGACCGCGGCACTAACGGGCTGAACTTTTCGGATATTGGGCCTGAAGGCAAACCATCCCCTTCTGTTCACCACCATTGCAGGCCCAATTAGATCGGGCTGGCCTGCGTTGGTGGGTCTTTTTTTTAGAACgcctgagttttttttttttgaacttgaGAACGCCTGAGTCTGTGGGATGGAGCAGGGGCGAGGGACCATGGTACTATGGTAGTGTGAGCAAACCTCCAGGTCACCAAAATCCCCATATCCAAAAACTCCTTATTGCTCAGCATGAAAACATTTTAGCTAAAGAAGAAGCTTTCCACATGTCCTTGGTGACAGAAACACAAAATTCTTCCATCAGGCCATCATTAAGAGAGCCAGGAAAAACACCATCACCCATTTTCTAAACCCGGATGGCTCCTATGCAACCACCCAGACCCAGCTAACCATTGCAGCTAACAATTACTTTGTCAATCTTTTTGCTTCTGACAGTAATTGCAGGAATGAGGAACTGAATTGGATCTCCAAGTTTGACCACAGAGAAAGAGAACAGATTGAAGACAATGCCTTCTTGGATTCAACTCCAACTGCTGAAGAAATTAGAGCAATCATTAACAACATGAGAAGCTATGCTGCTCCAGGCCCTGATGGTTTTAATGCAGCTTTTTATAGAGCCGCCTGGAAGTTGATAGGTAATGATGTTGTAAGTTGTAACATTAGTCTCTGACTTCTATGAAAAAAATGAACTTCACAGTGAAATTAATAAACCCCACATTGCTCTCATTCCTAAAGTAAATGCTCCCAACACTCCTAAGGACTATAGGCCTATCAGTCTCTGTAATGTGATCTATAAAGTTATAGCAAAATCCTTAGCTGAAAGaattaaaatccatttacctgaCATTATTCACCCTTCTCAACAAGCTTTTATGCAAGGTAGACATATTGCCTCAAATATTATTATTGCTCAAGAAATAATCCACAGTTTCAATCTTAAAAGCTGGAAACAAAAGGCTTTTATGCTAAAAGTTGATCTTGCCAAAGCCTTTGATAGAATAGAATGGCACTTTATTATCGCagctatgaaaagactagggtTTAAAGACAGATTTATTCAGCTGGTGCATACTTGTATTTCCTCTATGACTATGGCGGTTATAATCAATGGAGAGCCTGGCCGGCATTTCGACCGAAACGAGGCATAAGACAAGGTTGCCCTCTCTCCCCCTATCTGTTTATTCTTGCTGTTAATGAACTTGCTATTTGTCTCCAACATAACTCTGCCAGGAACAATATCCAAGGTATCACTCTAGGACCAAATTGCCCCAAAATTCATGCTTTACTCTTTGCTGATGATCTCATTATATGTGGGCAAGTAAATTCCGAAGAGGCGGGTAAAATCCACTCCATTCTTCAAAGCTTCTGTGTTGTCTCTGGGCAAACTCCTAACTTGAGTAAATCTTCCATCATTTTTAGTAGAAATGTCGACAGCCAAAGCAAAAAAGAAGTCAAAAGTTTTTTTCCTGTTAATGATCTTCTTCCAAATATGATATACCTGGGCCATCCTCTTATATTTAACCATACTGACCGCTGCAAGGCCTACAACTTCGTCATTTCGAAGTTCACAAGTAAACTCACCAAGCTCAAGGCAAATAAGCTGAATCATGCAGGGAGACTAACTTATATAAACTCTGTTTTAGCGTCAATTCCGATTTATTACATGTCTACAGTTCTGTTCTCCAAAAAGTTAATTGGAAAGATTACCTCAATAATTAGGAAATTCTGGTGGGCTGGTGTACAAGACGAGAATGGTTCAACAAGCTTTCATTTCAGGTCTTGGAAAGATATTTGCAGGCCCAAACAGGAAGGTGGCTTAGGCATCAGGGATCTTTTCACAGTAAACAAGAGCCTTATCCTTAATGCAGCGTGGAAGATTGCTACAGGTACGAACAAATTCCTCTCAGGCATCATCAAATCGAAATATTACCCTGACACCAGTTTCTGGCTCTCCCCTAATCACCCCACCAAATCTGCTTTCTGGGCTTCTGTTACTAGTGTTAAAAAAATTCTTGTTGACAACTGTAAAGTTCAAGTTCACAAAGGTAACTCGAGTATTTGGTCCACCCCTTGGTGTGACATCTGGAAAGACATTTATGACCATATTAATCTTCCAGTCACAATGAATAAATTATCCAGCCGCATAGCTGATATCTGGGACAATAACGGTCTAAGCTGGAACAATGATCTTGTTAGATTAATTTTTGATAGAGAAGCTGTTGACTCTATTAATAAAGTCAAACCGGTGCTTTCAAATGATGATGATAAAATTATTTGGAAATCAGCTAAAAACGGTAACTGTACTGCTAGTAGTGCTTTTCAACATCTCAATAGCTTCTCCATTTTCCAGCTTCCGCAACAGTGTCCCAGAAGTATCTCTCCTCAAAACTTGAGCATTCTCAAACGGGTTTGGAAGAGCAAGAGAATAAATCCAGTAATCAAAACCTTCATTTGGAGACTTATTAGGAGGGACATTGCCTCTGGTGCTCGGGCGAATAGCCTCACGGAAAAAATTAATAAATCCTGTGCTCTTTGTGGTTCAATTGAATTT
This window of the Sorghum bicolor cultivar BTx623 chromosome 7, Sorghum_bicolor_NCBIv3, whole genome shotgun sequence genome carries:
- the LOC8077842 gene encoding probable CCR4-associated factor 1 homolog 6, coding for MAASPPAAEGPDAVEIREVWAGNLEEEFAVIRAVVDAYPYVAMDTEFPGFVVKPSAEYRFTCDRNYAALEGNVNVLKLIQLGLTLSNGAGALPPCGTGGRGCIWQFNFRGFDPHTDPSSNDSIDLLRRSGIDFDRFAAEGVDSTRFAELMMSSGIVLNDDVQWVTFHSGHDFGYLLRLLTGREMPNTLDEFLKLTKTFFPVLYDIKHLMKFCGGGLYGGLSKLGELLKVERVGIGHQAGSDSLLTLQCFMKLKQLYLNESVKLYDGVLFGLIPGEVEIKPAAPPIE
- the LOC8077843 gene encoding stromal cell-derived factor 2-like protein, whose product is MAASLLVLAVAVLVAVGPGGIDGGAAAPVEVEGSEVTYGSVIKLMHEKTKHRLHSHDVPYGSGSGQQSVTGFPEGDDSNSYWIIRPTPDSSSKQGDAIETGGIIKLQHMRTRRWLHSHLHASPLSGNLEVSCFGGDELSDTGDYWRLEIEGGGKVWKRDQKVRLRHVDTGGYLHSHNKKYNRLGGGQQEVCGVREKRAENIWLAAEGVYLPVTGSK